In the Ricinus communis isolate WT05 ecotype wild-type chromosome 3, ASM1957865v1, whole genome shotgun sequence genome, CCAAGGAAGTCTTCACCTCCTCCTTACTACAACAACTCTCCACCTCCACCAAAGAAATCTCCACTACTTCCATATCACTattcaccaccaccaccaccaccaaagAAGTCTCCACCTCCTCCATACCACTACCCATCACCACCTCCACCAAAGAAGTCTCCACCTCCTCCCTACTACTATAGCTCTCCATCTTCACCAAAGAAGTCTCCACCTCCTCCATACTACTACTCATCACCATTTCCACCAAAGAAATTTCTACCTCCTCCCTATTACTAACGCTCTCCACCTCCACCAAAGAAGTCTTCACCTCCTCTCTACTACTATAGCTCTCCACCTCTACCAAGGAAGTCTCCACCTCCGCCATACCACTACACATCACCACTTCCACCAAAAAAATTTCCACCTCCTCCATACTACTACTCATCACCACCTCCACCAAAGAAATCTCTACCTCCTCCCTACTACTATAGCTCTCCGCCTCCACAAAGAAGTCTCTACTTCCGCCATACCACTACATATCACCATCTCCACCAAAGAAGTCTCCACCTCCTCCCTACTAATATAGCTCTCCATCTCCACCAAAGAAGTCTCCACCACCTCCATACCATTAATCATCACCACCTCCACCAAAGAAATCTCCACCTCCTCCCTATTACTACAACTCTTCACCTCCACCAAAGAAGTCTCCACCTCCTCCATACTATTATAGCTCTCCACCTCCACCAAAGAAGTCTCCACATCCACCATACTACTACTCATCCTCTTCTCCTCCAAAGAAGTCTCCACCTCCTTCCTACTACTACAACTCTCCACCTCCACCAGAAAAATCTCCACCTCCTTCATACCACTACTCATCAGCACCCCCACCAAAAAAGTCCCTGCCTCCTCCATACTACTATAACTCTCCACCTCCACCTTCTCTTTCATCACCACTTCTATACCATTATATATCTTCTCATCCACCAAAGAAGTCTCCACCTCCTCcatattattataactttCCACCTCCACCTTTTCCATCACCGCCACCTCCTTACTATTATTCTTCCCCACACCCTCCCAAAAACTACTAAAATAAATCCATTTGAATTGTACTAATAAATTCCATCCATGTATTTTTTTCGAATTGATTCCACATTTTTTTGTATTACAATAAGgataaagtttaaaatttagagtgaatttcttttgtattaAGCAGTGCTTGTTATATCATTTCTCTGTAATAATATGAAAGGCATAATCAAATTCtatgatatatatttcttttcttattctgGTCATTCAAAACTATATTCcctatattcttaatatttttgttgatgACAGATACATCATAGCTTGTATTATCCTAAAATTCAGccatctataatttttttacattattaAAAATGGTGCCACCATTTCCATTATTGCcctcatattattattatttcatttctataatatacattcttttcttattctgGTCATTCAGAactatatttcttatattcttaatatttttgttgatgACAAAAACACCAGATGTTGTATTGTCCTAAAATCCAGTCACCTACATTCCTTttacattattaaaaattgtgCTATCATTACCATTATTTCTGCACAcgtttattaaatatagtatacccatataattatttaatacattaaattctagaaaaaatttattttaaataaaattaactattttaattttaattttttaatatataaaatgactcaaatttaaattataattttaaaaaataattgcatcttacaaataataaaattatttttataaatatattaacttaaaaaattaactaaataaatatatttattcatatcaCTTACGGATTGACTCGTTTATCTGAATTTATTTACCCCAAATTCAAACTCGATTAAATAAGTATTGTATcgttttgtttgatttttgattCAATCTCCACCTCCTCCCTACTACTACAACTCTCCACCTCCACCAAAGAAGTCTCCACCTCCTCCCTACTACTACAGCTCTCCACCTCCACCAAAGAAGTCTACACCTCCCGCCATACCACTACACATCACCACCTACACCAAAGAAGTCTCCACCTCCTCCCTACTACTATAGCTGTCCACCTCCACCAAAGAAGTCTCCATCTCCTCcatactactactactacagCTCTCCCCCTCTACCAAAGAAGTCTCCACCTCCTCCATACTACTACAGCTCTCCACCTCCACCAAAGAAGTCTCCACCTCTTCCATACTACTACTAATCACCACATCCACCAAAGAAATCTCCACCTCCTCCCTACTACTACAGCTCTCCACCTCCACCAAAGAAGTCTCCACCTCCGCCATACCATTACACATCACCATCTCTACCAAAGAAGTCTCCACCTCCTCCCTACTACTATAGCTCTCCACCTCCACCAAAGAAGTCTCCATCTCCTCCATACTACTACTTATCACCACCTCCACCAAAGAAATCTCCACCTCCTCCCTACTACTATAGCTCTCCACCTCTACTAAAGAAGTCTCTACCTTCGCCATACCACTACACATCACCACCTCCACTAAAGAAGTCTCCACCTCCTCCCTACTACTATAGCTCCCCACCTCGACCAAACAAGTCCCCACCTCCACCATACTACTACTCATCACTATCTCCACCAAAAATATCTCCACCTCCTCCATATTATTATAACTCTCCACCTCCACCTTCTCCATCACCACCACCtccttaatattatttttccccaCCACCTCCAAAACACTACTAAATTGAATATGTTTGAATTACACCAATAAATTCCATCTATGTATTGTTTTCGAATTGATTccatatttgtttatattacAATAAGGATAAAGTTTTAGATTTAGATTGAATTCCTTTTGTACTAGGTAGTGCTTGTTATATCATTTCTCTGTAATAATATGAAATGCATAATCAAATTCtatgatatatatttcttttcttattctgGTGAGTCAAAACTATATTCCCTATTTTGTTGATGACAAATACATTAGATCTTGTATTATCCTAAAATTCAGCCATCTACTTTTGTTTttacattattaaaaatagtgcCACCATTTCCATTATTGCcctcatatattattattattattattattattattattattattattattattattattattattatttcatttctaTAAGATACATTCTTTTCGTATTCTGGTCATTGAGAACTATATTTcctatattcttaatatttttgttgatgACAAAAACACCAGATGTTGTACTGTCCTAAAATCTAGTCACCTACATTCTTTttacattattaaaaattgtgCTACCATTGCCATTATTTCGCacacatttattaaatatattataaatatccaCCCGTACAATCATTTAATACAttaaattctagaaaatatttattttaaataaaattaaaatgactcaagtttaaattataattttaaaaaaataattggatctttacaaataataaaattatttttataaatatattaacttaaaaattaattaaataaatatatttattcatatcaCTTACAGATTGACTCttctatttgaatttatttatctcaAATTCAAACTCGTTAAAATAAGTATTATATCGTTTTGTTTGATTCAATCATTGTATCGTTTTGTTTGATTCAATGATGTCAAGTATTGCCATTCTTCGATAAGAGCCAGTAGTTTTTCAGCTTCcaattgttattaattatttttattaatttttgaataagagttaaaaattaattcccAACAGATACAATTCATATTTGAAGCTTTTTATGAATAGCTCTATTAATCAATATAGCTCAACAGACAAAGTCGTCCCTTCGGTGAACATAATGCATTTTTCTAGAGAGAATTCAAGTATTGCAAGATACGAAGAACAATGTTCATATGATCTTCACTTGGAGCGTGCATAAATTGACTCACTATACTTAGGGAATATTGCCAAATTCGACTTAGTATGAGCAAGATACATTAACTGACCTATAAGTCTCtgatatctttctttattcataGGGACTTAATCAGAAAATATTGAGCTTCATATGTTCACTAGTAGGAATATCAACTAGTTTACATGCTTGCATACCGACTTCTTTAAGCAGATCCAAAGTGTACTTTTGTTGAGATAAGAATGTACCTTGCTTAAATCATAGTACCTCAATCCCTAAGAAATATTTGAGATCGCCAAGgtctttcatttcaaactctttagAAAGATAGTTTTATAAAGCTATattttcatcatcatcatctcctGTCATAAttatatcatcaacatatatgATAAGAACAGTTGTTCTTCTctccttatattttataaaagagagTATGATCGGAACTACATTGTTTATAGCCAAAGGCCTTCATAGAGTTTGTAAACCTTTTAAACCAAGCTCTCGGAGATTGTTTCAATCCACATAGAGACTTCTTTAGCTTACAAACTTGCTTACTTCCTTCAACCTAAAGTCTACATCCTAGAGGTAGTTCCATATATACTTCCTCTTGGAGGTCGCCATGAAGAGAAATATTCTTTATATCGAATTAATGTAAAGACCAATTTAAATTTACAGCCAAGGACAGGAGAATTCTGACAGTATTATCTTGGCCATAGGAGTAAAAGTTTCGTATAATCTATCTTATACGTTTGACTATATCCTTTTGCAACCAACCAAGCTTTATATCTCTCCACACTTTCATCTACCTTGTATTTAACGGTATAGATCCACCTACATCCAAAAGGGTCTTTTCCATTTGGTAAATCAACAACCTCCCAAGTTTCATTCTTTTGAGAAAACTTCATTGCTTCGTTCATTGTCTTTTTCCACCTCGGGTCTTTTATGGCTTCTTTCACACTGTTAGGTACATATACAGAAGATAATTAGTCTACAAATGATTCACATGTCTTTTATAGTCTATAGTATGAAAcacaattatttattgaatattaGGTCTAGAGTTTATCATAGGTTCATAACTTGATTTAGGCTTTCCTCGGATAGTTCGGTTCAAGAGTATTCTAATAAAGGGTTCAAGAGTTACCTAAGATTCAACTCGAGATGAGTCATCAAGTAAAAGTGACAGTGATTATGATGCTTCAAGCTCAGTTCTATTACCTTGACCCCAAATATCAAGCTCGCAATGCTCGATTGATCCAAGATCAGGAGAATAATGCTCAAGTTGTTCTAATAGGCCGAAAGTTTTGATTGGAAGAAGGTCAGGAGCCTCTGTTGAAAGACCGGGTTGAATTTATGGAAGGtcgataaaatataaaaggttAGGTTATGTTTGAAGGTCGGCAAAATATAGAAGGTCGGCTTGTGTTTGAAAGTCGGGCTACAAATCCATGTTTCTCTTCCCTTGACTTGCAGTAGGGAAATACATCTGATGTTCATGAAATTGGATATCCATAGTGACATACATTTGTTGAGTTGGAGGATGATAACATCTATATCCTTTCTGATGAAGACCATATCCGACAAAGATACAAAGAGTAGCACGAGATTGGAGTTTGTGACGTGTATGGTGAGGAAGGTGAACAAAATTTGTGCAACCAAAGACTTTAGAGGGTAAGTTCAGTAATGATAGTGATGTAAgtcttttatttaatgtatCAAGTGGGGTATGAAAGTTCAAAGTATGAGATGAAAGTTGGTTTATGAGGTAAGATGTTGAGGATAAAGTTTCTCTCCAATATTGAAGAGGCATATTGGCTTCAAATAGAATAGCTCGTACCATTTTCAAGAGATGtcgattttttctttctacaaCCCCATTCTGTTGGGGAGAATAAGGAATATGTGGTTTGATGGATTACACCATGTTGGAATTTTATAagttaatgattaataaattcacCTCCATTATCCATCTATAGTACTTGAACTGAAGTTTTATATTGAGTTTACACCATCAAATAGAACTTCTTGAATAATGAGCATACCTCCTGCTTACTTTTTATTAAGCACATCCATGTCATGCGGctataatcatcaataaaagaaataaaccaCCAAGCTCCATTCAAGATCGGTATCTTTGTAGGTctccaaatatcaaaatgtatAATCATAAATGGTACTAGACTTTTATTTAAACTAGTTGGAAAACAGACACAATGATTTTTTGCTAGTTTATAAGTTTCACATTTGAAGTTTAAAGTAGATGTTTTTGAAAAGAacaaatactttaaatatccGGATGATGCGTGTCCAAGGCGTTTATGTCATAACCAGATTGTATATTCTATACTTGGCGATACCGAGCCACGCCTTCATAACGTTCATcgcataatatttttagttccCAATACACCCAATGCCAAATAGCTGCCAAGAAGCACAAGCCAGAAAACACAATATGCGCCCTAGCCACGCCTTCATAACTCCAAATACTCTGATTTAATATAGTTCCTCCTGTGATACTCCAATCACCCCATGAATTTGTTATTCCTAAACGAGTCATAAAGGGTACAACGAGCATACCTTGGCTCCACATTGGATTGAGAACGGGGTTAGAGGGATAAAAAAAGCTACTAATTCATAAAGAGTCCAACCAGCAACTAAAGTTGTGTGCATTATACAAGGCAAACCCATGGAAATGCctcttttattaatgaaaattagaTATTATGTAACTTTATTGCACCAAAAAAACTATGTTATGGATCTCCCTTTTTAAGTAGATTATCTTGATTTGCTAGGTAAGCATCATGTAGTAAGACGAGTAGCTATTGTAAATCATCCTCATGAGAGTGGTGAAGGGAGGGCTCCAATTAGTCGAAAAAAATCTACAACCCCTTAGGGTTATCCTGCACTTGgaagaagaaatagaaaaagaaataaatataatgataatttGATTATTCATTGTCGTAGGAAATAAgaggaaaaatagaatttgtttcttctttttcaaaataaatgaaaaaataggAGAAATTAATTGTAACACGTTCACTAAAAAAATCCTTTTGTAgcaaatcatttattaaaaaatgaataaagcTTAACATAAAAGcagcaaaagaaataatagtaACGTGGCCCCCGGCAACTACCATTATATCCATATTGATCGGCCATACTATTGTTATCCATAATAGAAAGAAGCATTTACCTATTTATATAGCAAATTGTATGGTGGGCCATAAATTGGGAGAATTTGCACTTACTTTTAATATTCGGagatatgaaaaaatgataataaatctCGTCATTAATTCGTTAATCttaatctttaaatatttaataatttgactaataaaatgaatatttctttttaaattaaaatgaatattttgttttaaattaaaataaaatattaaattaaattaaattaaaatgaatattaatattaatattaatattattaaaaaaagatttaaattaatattaataaaattaatattaaataaaataataaaattaatattaaatataaataaaaaaagaaaattttaatttaattaaaattttccttcattttaaaagtttaatttaaaataaaaatataaatatttaaatagtgaatattattttgtaatttagatttagaataatagtaatttagaattaaagatatgtaaatttattagtttcattttataatttaaatttcttttttacttttctcgtgtgagttaattttaattcggACATGGAAAAATCACCTAggtctattttatttatccattattattgttatcaAATGGAAAAATCACCATggtctattttatttatccgttattattgttatcatCTTTTTCAATTAGCCTAacaatttttatgaaataattattattgttctatatttatatctatttgattttaatttgaatgaataaaataaataattataagaaaaattaaatcaataaaagaaacgTACACCTTAAtctaatttacataaatacataaataattataagaataataaaaaatacgcATCCTGATTCTAATTTggacaataaaataattaaacaccATAAAAGAATAGTGTTTAGCGACGGATGGTGCCATTGTCAAAAGTGAAGTTGGTATCACTAAAACAAACTAATGACCGCATAGCAACAGATGCCAATCGTCGCTAAACCATGTATAGTTAATCCTGTAGCAACAATAAACCCATATGTCAATATATAAAGTGACTGTTGTTTCCATCGTTAAGGCGTACATCAATTGTCACTTATGTTGTAGCCAAGAAGTTGTTGTATCTCCATTTAGCAACGGACTGTAGCTCTTGCTACACTATCGGTATGCCCACTCGTTGCTATATGCACCTCACTAAAgctattcttttttcttattaaaatattaatgtatGTCGTTAATCCatcattattgattttttatttgaaaatatataattaacacaTGTCACTAGTTAGttgctattttatttttatttttaaaatatatatttaattgtcGTCATTAATCCAtcgttgtttttttatttttaatatatataattaattgcCATCATTAATCCATCGGTAAAGGCAaagttttcttctttcttataattaattagaaaattgatttttactattaataatattttaattattaaaattataattataatgcaAAATACAAATAgttatatacaaaaattattaataaaattaatcaattataaagaaaaatgttatAATGTACagtgtaaaaaataaagtctGTCTAATCAGAGGCAGTTGAGGAGGTAGAGTCGCCCTACTCGTCATTGGGAGAATCAGGGGAAGTAGTGGCAAACGCGTCTACTAGCAAGGCAGGCACAAGTGGTGGAACAATGCCAACACCAAACATGCGAACCATGTGTTGCATCGTCCACTCTAGCTCTGCTATGCAGGTATTGTATTCCGGATCCAGCTTCGCTCAAAGCTCACGTCTAAGTGCCTCTTGCGATTGATCAGATGTAGTGCTGCTAGAGCTGCTGGAGCCATGGGCTGGGTGAAGGTGCACGCCTCTAATCTAAGCTCGTTGATACACAGCTTTTTCTTCCCGACGATGACATCAATGAACAGTTGCAACATATCAACCGGTGGAAGATTAGAAGAACCCTCGCCAGGCTGAGATATAGTAGTTGCCTGTGCCTCAATAGTATCAtgtaatttgtaaaataaattaattaaattagaaataatagaaataattattagttatttataagTTACAAGTAACTTGCAGCAATCTGCTAGGACTTATTATCGATGAACTGCCCATCGGTCTTGCTGTGCAACCGCCGAAACAGCTCATACACGGTAGGCTATGACCCAACTCCCTAGCctgaacaaaagaaatggttagttaaaataattataggttataaattaaattaataattgtaaataaataattaaaatctgtTAATTGATACAAGTGCCTGTCTATTAAAATctgcattaagctttaatccgcctctattaagctttgttaattcttaatccagctagttaattatccttatctctaagcgattattaaccagttcttgctattcaaaattccaattgccaaacggatttctcaatctcataaagcaatctaaacatcacaattcacaacgtctcatgaataatgcattattttattaatactgaaaacaagaagaatacaaaaccaactcgaacaatccaacaatataatatcaagccaacatagtaaagaaatcccaatggattaaatcaatctagctaatcatgtttattctcaaaatatacaagaattcaattacaacaataagcaaaggtagagaaaacccgattacacccttggatgagagtaaaaatttaaatccttttgctccaattgaatcgattcttgttcctcttgctcgaatggaaaatcaatcaacgaaccttgcccaatcttcgatccttcaaggaaatctgattgaaaccttgatccaagtctccttttctcttagtttcaactcagaaaacccttagagaaagaaaaattagggttttgggacgttctaaccctggcctcctcttttttctcttcttttcgttcttttaattaataccccctgtcgcccccaacacggccgtgttcctggccgtgttctcaacacgggatagtgttcctggccgtgttactccctgtggtcgtgctccctaaaatctacttcttctttgatgtccaacacggccgtgtttgtccccgtgttagtaacacggcccatgtttatgaccgtgttgagaacacggccagtgttgagatcaacacggccatgttcagcttcctcatgctcgtacttagctcgtttcggcagctttgacgtccaattatgctccaattctttcctttttcatcctttgacctcttttggacctaatgcacacaaacatatgtataaggtgagtgttgagaccaattcacatccaaatgtccataaaatcaatcttaaaaaccccatttagatgtgtgtattttacgcacatcaaataaccccacacttagctcattgcttgtcctcaagcaatcaaaagtaaaataaggaaaataaaccactaaggaacaatacttaaactgacaaacaagctagagggttcctgcacatatccttaacaagcacaagtcaaacaaaaagaaacgaagcaatcaattcaagtatcacaaccaagatgctaataattcataaaatactgtctcaaggaaattattcagaaccatctcctcaccagattcactctaaatcactcatagtgtttaaagggtagtgtctaatcgctcaatgcatcaactactgccttacttactatatgcttgctcttaaatcctactcctaccacttatggagagtcaacaaccatgtcaagaggtctttataagggttgtaatggggattaggtaagggtaggtaaatttggtcagagttgaac is a window encoding:
- the LOC125369517 gene encoding extensin-like, coding for SPHPPKKSPPPPYYYSSPPPPKKSPPPPYHYTSPSLPKKSPPPPYYYSSPPPPKKSPSPPYYYLSPPPPKKSPPPPYYYSSPPLLKKSLPSPYHYTSPPPLKKSPPPPYYYSSPPRPNKSPPPPYYYSSLSPPKISPPPPYYYNSPPPPSPSPPPP